A DNA window from Paraburkholderia sp. IMGN_8 contains the following coding sequences:
- a CDS encoding LysR family transcriptional regulator has protein sequence MLKDLNLLFVFDAMCKNRSVSASAEALGVSQSAVSNSLKRLREQYNDKLFTLVGRRMEPTPFALSIAPALLDALESIRGTTEQCEVFVPSTIRRSFTVRTRDVGEVVCFPSILEGLDREAPRAQLRGTFLSHEDTFAGLAKGHIDVALGYLPALKTDFHYAPLFEQRHVLVMRSSHPAAAVQLSERILEEFQFVLVEYEGSERLIFERALIDAGARGRIKVRLPQFMPAAHIVSRSDLVWIAPETVARSAAENYPLILRECPYPIEDLPIGVYWHDRYHKDSANAWFRSLIVRTCSSPPGSRPMFTP, from the coding sequence TTGCTAAAAGATCTCAACCTGCTGTTTGTGTTCGACGCAATGTGCAAAAATCGGTCCGTCTCCGCTTCCGCCGAAGCGCTAGGTGTATCGCAATCTGCAGTGAGCAACTCACTCAAGCGGTTACGCGAGCAGTACAACGACAAGCTCTTCACTCTGGTTGGCCGTCGTATGGAGCCAACACCATTTGCACTTTCGATTGCCCCGGCCCTTCTTGACGCCCTGGAATCCATCCGGGGGACAACAGAGCAATGCGAAGTATTTGTCCCGTCGACAATAAGACGCTCATTTACTGTTCGCACACGTGATGTGGGTGAGGTTGTTTGCTTCCCTAGCATCCTCGAGGGACTTGACCGCGAAGCTCCACGAGCGCAGTTGCGCGGCACCTTCCTGTCGCATGAAGATACCTTTGCCGGCTTGGCAAAAGGCCACATCGACGTCGCACTAGGCTATCTGCCCGCTCTCAAGACTGATTTCCACTATGCGCCTCTGTTTGAGCAGCGGCACGTGCTCGTGATGAGGAGTTCGCATCCCGCCGCCGCAGTACAGTTGTCAGAACGAATCCTGGAAGAGTTTCAGTTCGTGCTGGTGGAATACGAAGGCAGCGAAAGGCTGATCTTTGAACGAGCGCTAATTGACGCGGGCGCGCGCGGGCGCATCAAAGTACGACTTCCTCAATTCATGCCTGCCGCACATATCGTTTCCCGCTCTGACCTCGTATGGATTGCGCCAGAAACAGTCGCACGAAGCGCGGCCGAGAACTACCCGCTTATACTTCGCGAATGCCCATATCCGATTGAAGACCTGCCTATCGGCGTCTACTGGCACGACCGGTACCACAAAGACAGTGCAAATGCCTGGTTCCGCAGTCTCATCGTTCGAACTTGTTCGTCCCCGCCTGGCTCAAGGCCAATGTTTACTCCCTGA
- a CDS encoding dihydrodipicolinate synthase family protein produces MTYALNKRFHVALVLPLTEAGRPDEEGIRRLVQHFVRNPDFKRRGGLVANAEAGDVFYLSRIEKRRVLEIILEEADGQVPVLAGTFGWTTEDCVDTARDAKAIGANGIFVIPPGGSMDVTTSWDAVKYPEVWLDQIRLQDRVVDLPIFTHPVAAPSSRYGIGLPLEATLAICAAVPNIVGWKMTYNYEGHRAISLALKERAPHVAVLGAAAQYFHENLATGAFDGTISGSWCYALEPMLQHIDAWERKDLETANSVWNAGLRDLHDYIYAEWGRLHVRYKIASWLRGLVSSPAMTAPMPIPRQQEVEAISIRLSMLGLETLPLADATRQLELLASRRASVI; encoded by the coding sequence ATGACCTACGCGTTGAACAAGCGGTTCCATGTGGCCCTTGTGTTGCCCCTTACCGAAGCCGGGAGGCCCGATGAAGAGGGCATTCGACGACTAGTGCAGCATTTTGTTCGTAACCCTGATTTTAAGAGACGAGGTGGCCTCGTTGCAAATGCAGAGGCTGGCGACGTATTTTATCTGTCGCGTATCGAGAAGCGCCGCGTGCTCGAAATTATCCTCGAGGAGGCGGACGGGCAAGTTCCCGTTCTCGCCGGGACGTTCGGTTGGACGACGGAAGATTGTGTTGACACCGCCCGCGATGCTAAAGCAATTGGAGCAAACGGGATCTTTGTGATTCCACCGGGTGGCTCGATGGACGTGACTACCAGCTGGGACGCCGTGAAATACCCAGAGGTGTGGTTAGATCAGATTCGTCTTCAGGATCGGGTCGTTGACCTTCCAATTTTCACTCATCCTGTGGCCGCGCCCAGTAGTCGCTATGGCATCGGGCTGCCGCTTGAGGCGACCCTCGCCATCTGCGCCGCAGTGCCAAACATCGTCGGATGGAAGATGACGTACAACTACGAGGGACATCGCGCGATTTCCCTTGCGCTCAAGGAGCGTGCGCCTCATGTCGCGGTGCTTGGCGCCGCCGCGCAGTACTTCCACGAAAACCTCGCCACTGGTGCCTTTGACGGAACCATATCGGGATCCTGGTGCTATGCCCTCGAACCGATGCTTCAGCATATCGATGCGTGGGAACGGAAGGATCTGGAAACTGCGAATTCCGTGTGGAATGCAGGCTTGCGAGACCTTCACGACTACATCTATGCCGAGTGGGGGCGGCTGCACGTTCGTTACAAGATTGCTTCCTGGCTTCGTGGTCTTGTTAGCTCACCAGCTATGACTGCGCCGATGCCGATTCCGCGTCAGCAAGAAGTAGAGGCAATCTCGATCCGCCTTTCGATGTTAGGGCTGGAAACTCTGCCTCTTGCGGACGCTACCCGGCAGCTAGAGCTGTTGGCTAGCAGGCGGGCTAGTGTTATCTGA
- a CDS encoding MFS transporter: MHFSALPSGKPISPSAGKMAVSRLLLRARIAFGFATFFDGFDVLTIAYVMPVIAPLWHLSGSQIGALISVGFLGQLIGALFFSQLAERLGRVRTALATIALFSVASLGCAGAGGYHSLFVMRFIQGIGLGGEMPVAAAYISEISPARGRGRFFMLYELIFPAGMVGAGVAGMMLVPTLGWQSMFILGAIPAPVLFAIRRGLPESPRWLVSVGRLEEGADVLKRLGADPSAFPAQPLATEYVATAAVDSGRARQGAWRELFRGRYGRRTAVVWALWSSTYFITYGLTAWLPTIYRSHFNLPLKQALGFSVATGIAGLVGAALCALLVDRVGRKVWFTCAFLLGALGLIGLALTGLRDAWTTQLLVAFSYLFIAANATLLYLYTPEIYPTRIRAFGVGIATAWLRIASTVAPLLVPLVLNGYGIRGVVALFGTAALLGAAASLFTTETAGITLEELSP; the protein is encoded by the coding sequence ATGCACTTCTCCGCTTTGCCAAGCGGGAAACCGATCTCTCCTTCGGCAGGAAAAATGGCGGTCTCGCGGCTTCTCTTGCGGGCGCGCATCGCGTTTGGATTTGCTACCTTTTTCGACGGGTTCGATGTACTGACGATTGCCTATGTCATGCCCGTCATAGCGCCGTTGTGGCATCTCAGTGGCAGTCAAATCGGAGCTCTGATATCGGTGGGCTTTCTCGGCCAACTGATTGGCGCGCTTTTCTTCAGCCAGCTCGCAGAAAGACTGGGGCGTGTTCGGACCGCTCTGGCCACGATAGCACTATTTTCTGTGGCTAGTCTTGGCTGCGCAGGAGCTGGTGGCTACCACTCGCTGTTCGTGATGCGGTTCATACAGGGAATCGGACTCGGAGGCGAGATGCCAGTTGCTGCGGCATACATTAGCGAAATTAGTCCTGCGCGTGGGCGCGGCCGCTTTTTCATGCTCTATGAACTCATCTTTCCGGCTGGGATGGTCGGGGCCGGTGTCGCGGGAATGATGTTGGTTCCTACATTGGGCTGGCAGAGTATGTTTATCTTGGGCGCCATCCCGGCCCCTGTGCTTTTCGCCATCAGACGCGGGTTGCCTGAATCACCGAGATGGCTTGTCTCAGTCGGCCGGTTGGAGGAAGGAGCAGATGTGCTGAAGCGGCTCGGAGCCGACCCGTCGGCTTTTCCGGCCCAGCCGCTTGCGACAGAGTATGTCGCAACGGCGGCGGTCGATTCCGGCCGCGCCAGGCAAGGCGCGTGGCGAGAGCTGTTTAGAGGGCGGTACGGTAGGCGCACCGCAGTCGTTTGGGCTCTGTGGAGCTCGACGTACTTCATTACTTATGGTCTCACGGCGTGGTTGCCGACCATCTATCGTAGCCATTTCAACCTCCCGCTAAAACAGGCTCTAGGCTTCAGTGTCGCTACCGGCATCGCTGGCTTGGTGGGTGCTGCGCTTTGTGCGCTTCTGGTGGACCGCGTTGGTCGGAAAGTCTGGTTTACGTGTGCTTTTCTGTTGGGAGCTTTGGGGCTCATTGGTCTGGCGCTCACGGGCCTAAGAGATGCATGGACCACGCAGCTTCTCGTAGCATTCAGCTATCTGTTCATCGCCGCGAACGCAACGCTGCTATATCTATATACCCCGGAGATATACCCGACACGAATCCGTGCGTTTGGGGTCGGTATCGCCACGGCTTGGTTACGAATTGCGTCAACGGTGGCTCCGTTGCTTGTCCCGCTGGTGCTCAACGGATATGGCATACGCGGCGTCGTAGCGCTATTTGGTACCGCCGCCTTACTGGGTGCAGCGGCCTCGCTATTTACGACCGAAACAGCTGGCATCACACTTGAGGAGCTATCGCCCTGA
- a CDS encoding MarR family transcriptional regulator encodes MNEMWPCPPESNLDDFQLCDNVAYLISRTRATMWNMVTQQTLAVAGVTSMQATTLVMVNSGRCLTGTDLAREFAISASAVTRLIDRLERRGLLKRIRSEKDRRFSRVALTDEGQVLAQKIPTIFAEVFDSILTVLSEEEVGFLKGLLRRIILRSQDVAGKF; translated from the coding sequence ATGAACGAAATGTGGCCCTGCCCTCCGGAGTCAAATCTTGACGATTTTCAACTGTGCGACAACGTTGCGTATCTAATAAGCCGGACGCGTGCGACCATGTGGAACATGGTCACGCAGCAGACCCTGGCTGTAGCCGGCGTGACAAGTATGCAGGCCACAACGCTCGTCATGGTCAACAGCGGGCGGTGCCTGACCGGTACCGATCTTGCGCGAGAGTTCGCGATTAGCGCCAGCGCAGTGACTCGTCTGATCGATCGGCTGGAAAGACGTGGACTGCTTAAGCGAATACGGAGCGAAAAGGATAGGCGCTTTAGTCGCGTAGCTTTGACCGACGAGGGGCAGGTACTTGCTCAAAAGATTCCCACAATATTCGCGGAAGTCTTCGATTCTATCCTGACCGTTCTTAGCGAAGAGGAGGTTGGTTTCCTGAAGGGCCTCCTCCGTCGAATCATTCTACGGTCGCAAGATGTGGCAGGGAAATTTTAA
- a CDS encoding methyl-accepting chemotaxis protein, with product MNITVSRRLLVAMILPVVGILFTGTYGMLALRVDQQHLSFAQTTFLTRLSDLNSTQETLHALESLSYQHLLAETVDEKAQVETVMASKLATLDDAVAKYRHEDDQSDSTEKTVIESGATSEMAYRAALSSFLEKSRGGHINDARSSLLPGGELNSAAVAVDAQLKRHVRYNSAQVDEYGIDARRRYARSILVSCLVMGFGIVTTVWTGFRLHTVVCGGLRRMRNKMMEIAESLDLSKRTASPRKDEFGLAATAFDQLMSRVEDTVVSVRRSADSVSTSTKEIAAGNIDLSSRTEEHAASLEETAATIGILSETVRQNAENARQANELTVNTSRIADEGAEAVQEMLRTMHLMNNSSSKISEIIGLIEGIAFQTNILALNAAVEAARAGEQGRGFAVVASEVRNLAQRSSAAAGEIKELITSSVEMVRDGSLRAVGVSERVDEMKLAIQHVSGIVGEIATASEEQSRGIQQINVAIDQMDEVTLQNAALVEQSAAAAQSLEHQASNLTEAVSAFKVTGTITTA from the coding sequence ATGAATATAACCGTAAGCAGGCGCCTGCTCGTCGCTATGATTCTCCCTGTTGTCGGAATCCTGTTCACCGGCACATATGGAATGCTGGCTCTCCGCGTCGACCAGCAACATCTCTCCTTTGCCCAGACGACTTTCCTAACCCGGTTATCGGACCTTAACTCGACGCAGGAAACACTTCATGCGCTTGAATCTCTTTCCTACCAACACCTTCTTGCAGAGACGGTCGACGAGAAGGCGCAAGTGGAAACTGTCATGGCCAGTAAGCTGGCGACGCTTGACGATGCCGTAGCTAAATACCGGCACGAAGATGACCAAAGTGACTCGACAGAGAAGACAGTGATTGAATCTGGCGCCACCAGCGAGATGGCCTATCGAGCTGCGCTGTCGAGCTTTCTCGAGAAGTCTCGAGGCGGTCACATCAACGACGCCCGCAGCAGCTTGCTGCCCGGTGGCGAGTTGAACAGCGCCGCCGTTGCGGTGGACGCCCAGTTGAAGAGGCACGTGAGATACAACAGTGCGCAAGTGGACGAATATGGGATCGACGCTCGTCGCCGGTACGCACGGTCCATACTGGTGTCCTGCCTCGTCATGGGATTCGGAATTGTCACGACAGTATGGACGGGCTTTCGCCTGCACACTGTCGTTTGCGGCGGGTTGCGCCGTATGAGAAACAAAATGATGGAGATTGCCGAATCGCTGGATCTTTCCAAGAGAACTGCAAGCCCTCGAAAGGATGAGTTTGGACTCGCGGCTACAGCGTTCGACCAGTTGATGAGCCGTGTCGAAGATACGGTCGTCAGTGTGCGCCGTTCTGCCGATTCGGTTTCAACGTCGACTAAGGAAATCGCCGCTGGGAACATCGACCTGTCATCCCGAACGGAAGAGCACGCGGCATCGCTGGAAGAGACGGCTGCGACGATAGGAATACTATCGGAGACTGTGAGGCAGAACGCCGAAAATGCGCGCCAAGCCAATGAACTGACAGTCAATACTTCGAGAATTGCTGACGAGGGTGCCGAAGCTGTTCAAGAAATGCTCAGGACGATGCACTTAATGAACAACAGTTCGAGCAAGATTTCCGAAATTATCGGCCTTATAGAGGGGATTGCATTCCAGACCAATATCCTCGCATTGAACGCGGCTGTTGAAGCCGCTCGCGCCGGCGAGCAGGGGCGCGGCTTTGCCGTGGTCGCCAGCGAGGTCCGAAACCTGGCGCAACGCTCGTCGGCGGCGGCCGGGGAGATCAAGGAATTGATCACGTCGTCTGTCGAAATGGTCCGTGACGGCTCGCTCCGTGCAGTCGGAGTCAGTGAACGGGTCGACGAGATGAAGCTTGCGATACAGCACGTCTCTGGAATTGTTGGCGAGATTGCGACCGCCTCTGAAGAGCAAAGCCGTGGCATTCAGCAGATAAATGTTGCGATAGACCAGATGGATGAGGTTACGCTTCAGAACGCAGCATTGGTGGAGCAATCGGCAGCTGCTGCGCAGTCGCTCGAACACCAAGCTAGCAATCTCACGGAAGCTGTTTCCGCGTTCAAGGTCACTGGGACAATTACTACTGCCTGA
- a CDS encoding aromatic acid/H+ symport family MFS transporter: protein MQSNSAAVDVRAWLDAQRFSPFQWLVVFLCFCVVAVDGFDTACVGFIAPALRHEWAVGPSTLGTLFGAGLAGLMVGAFSFGPMADKVGRKKTLIVCVGFFGISSIMAAYAPTIGALIALRFVTGIGLGGAMPNAIALTSEYCPEKRKSFVTTVMFCGFTLGSGCGGLVAAELVPAYGWRSVLLFGGILPLALMPVLIALMPESVRYLVANKTSRVRVAALLRRINPIELGPHTEFTLNEFKTSGSPVRQLFAKGFRNGTLLLWCVFFMSLLIVYLMTSWLPTLIHNAGMTLTDASRVAALYQIGGTVGALTLGRLMDRFRPPVVLGISYAAAAPFIISLGQVHGLWLAASVAGVGFFINGSQIGANAFSAQFYPTESRVTGISWALGVGRLGSIFGAMMGGVLLAANMPLSTLFILFSIPAVLASLAAFGCGFGPSQPVTVPANP from the coding sequence GTGCAATCCAATTCAGCGGCAGTAGACGTCCGTGCGTGGCTCGACGCCCAACGATTTTCGCCCTTCCAGTGGCTCGTAGTTTTTCTCTGCTTCTGTGTTGTCGCGGTCGACGGCTTCGACACAGCTTGCGTCGGATTCATTGCGCCCGCCTTGCGACATGAGTGGGCGGTAGGCCCATCGACGCTAGGGACCCTGTTCGGCGCCGGCCTGGCTGGCCTGATGGTCGGTGCATTTTCATTTGGGCCGATGGCAGATAAGGTCGGGCGAAAGAAAACGTTGATCGTGTGCGTGGGGTTCTTCGGAATTTCCAGCATCATGGCAGCCTACGCGCCGACAATCGGAGCGCTGATCGCGCTGCGTTTCGTCACTGGAATTGGACTTGGTGGCGCAATGCCAAATGCTATTGCGCTTACCTCCGAGTACTGCCCTGAAAAGCGCAAATCGTTTGTGACCACCGTGATGTTCTGCGGCTTTACTCTAGGCTCCGGCTGCGGCGGTCTTGTTGCAGCGGAACTGGTGCCCGCTTACGGATGGCGCAGTGTTCTCCTGTTTGGAGGCATCCTCCCGTTGGCCCTGATGCCTGTCCTGATCGCCTTAATGCCGGAGTCAGTACGCTATCTCGTCGCGAACAAGACGTCGCGTGTCAGGGTCGCTGCCCTGCTCCGTCGAATCAATCCGATTGAACTCGGTCCACACACTGAGTTCACACTAAATGAATTTAAAACGTCCGGCTCTCCAGTGCGTCAGCTATTCGCAAAGGGGTTCCGCAACGGTACGCTCCTGCTCTGGTGCGTATTTTTTATGAGTCTGCTGATCGTGTACCTCATGACCAGTTGGCTCCCGACGCTTATCCATAACGCCGGCATGACCTTGACGGACGCCTCCCGTGTCGCAGCTCTTTATCAAATCGGCGGTACAGTCGGCGCGCTGACACTTGGCCGCTTAATGGACAGATTTCGGCCACCGGTCGTGCTCGGTATCTCATACGCAGCGGCCGCGCCGTTCATCATCAGTCTCGGACAGGTTCACGGTCTCTGGCTAGCCGCATCTGTCGCAGGTGTAGGTTTCTTCATTAACGGATCACAGATTGGCGCCAACGCGTTTTCCGCTCAGTTTTATCCAACTGAAAGTCGAGTAACGGGAATAAGTTGGGCCTTGGGTGTGGGTCGGCTCGGCTCGATCTTTGGAGCGATGATGGGCGGTGTGCTTCTTGCGGCCAACATGCCGTTAAGCACACTATTCATTCTGTTCTCAATCCCAGCGGTACTCGCTTCCTTGGCTGCCTTCGGATGCGGGTTCGGTCCAAGCCAACCTGTCACAGTTCCGGCAAATCCGTAA
- a CDS encoding transposase: MGITCVVTGGKRSFDRADKQRLIEAGLQPGASLSGVALKAGVNANQLCKWVRLREQPNAPMRDGMVAASSAFVPVVAIDGRAPVLAPAPAPLLIPEPERPRLSPRGAPAARLSAQLPNGVKRELGCSGHANIYSTTPDSAGCYGQAFACLP; the protein is encoded by the coding sequence ATGGGAATTACTTGCGTTGTTACCGGCGGCAAGCGAAGCTTCGACCGTGCGGACAAGCAACGACTAATTGAGGCCGGCCTGCAACCGGGCGCATCGCTGTCGGGCGTGGCCCTGAAGGCTGGGGTGAATGCCAACCAGTTGTGCAAATGGGTTCGGCTGCGCGAACAGCCAAATGCCCCTATGAGGGATGGCATGGTCGCTGCGTCGTCAGCCTTCGTGCCGGTCGTTGCGATCGATGGCCGGGCCCCGGTGTTGGCTCCGGCACCTGCACCGCTACTCATACCTGAACCGGAGAGGCCGCGTCTGTCGCCACGAGGGGCGCCGGCGGCGCGGCTGTCGGCTCAGTTGCCCAACGGCGTGAAGCGTGAGCTCGGATGTTCGGGACACGCAAATATCTACAGCACGACACCAGATAGCGCTGGGTGCTATGGTCAGGCGTTTGCGTGCTTGCCGTAG
- a CDS encoding pyridoxamine 5'-phosphate oxidase family protein, which produces MDDGLEFLLDKYQQGLALEDARVRFAALITVDAESFPMTRFVTIRSFTRAGISISVSGGSPKITHLMSNSKWELAGFWPVQLFQYRIRGTYEIRCGEEERVTWHMKPEASRVLDVYHENVRPQSTPLASREQLLEEVATLRRNIDAGLTPFEAKKVSSLWLRPTFIETWEGSDDDRLHDRSIWKLSGPKWVRTRLVP; this is translated from the coding sequence ATGGACGACGGACTGGAATTTCTGTTGGACAAGTACCAGCAAGGCTTGGCCCTTGAAGACGCCCGCGTGCGGTTTGCCGCATTGATTACCGTGGACGCGGAAAGCTTCCCGATGACGAGGTTCGTGACAATACGCTCATTCACCCGCGCAGGCATCTCTATCTCCGTCAGTGGCGGCAGCCCCAAAATCACGCATCTGATGTCGAACAGCAAATGGGAGCTCGCCGGATTTTGGCCGGTTCAACTATTTCAGTATCGTATCCGTGGCACGTACGAAATTCGCTGCGGCGAGGAAGAACGCGTCACCTGGCACATGAAGCCCGAAGCGAGCAGGGTCCTAGATGTCTACCACGAGAACGTTCGCCCTCAAAGCACACCACTGGCCTCCCGCGAGCAACTGCTCGAAGAAGTCGCGACGCTGCGACGCAATATAGACGCCGGATTGACACCGTTCGAGGCGAAAAAAGTGAGTTCCCTATGGCTTCGTCCGACATTCATTGAGACATGGGAAGGTTCAGACGACGATCGACTGCATGATCGCAGTATATGGAAACTTAGCGGACCGAAATGGGTGCGGACTCGACTGGTTCCCTGA
- a CDS encoding coniferyl-alcohol dehydrogenase, which produces MTVAITGAASGIGAETARLLSSRGASVIALDRNKPDFPVAGFVQIDLADPDSINAAAQQLPDTLTGLCNVAGVPGTVGSDRVARINYLGLRQLTEAVIPKMVKGGSIVNVASTAGQNWRERQKIHVDLGSTANFADGLRWLESNPVSDAQAYPYFKEALIVWTMARAVTLRRATGIRMNCVSPGPTDTPILNDFRTALGSANVEDAIHRAGGVGRPEDIAPVIAFLLTTESAWVVGANLLADGGLLASRILD; this is translated from the coding sequence ATGACTGTCGCTATTACCGGAGCCGCATCCGGCATCGGCGCTGAAACAGCACGTCTGCTGAGCTCACGCGGCGCAAGCGTTATCGCTCTGGACAGGAACAAGCCGGACTTTCCTGTTGCCGGGTTCGTGCAGATTGACCTGGCTGACCCGGATTCAATCAATGCTGCGGCCCAGCAGCTGCCCGACACGCTGACCGGGTTGTGCAACGTAGCCGGCGTCCCGGGGACCGTGGGATCCGACCGGGTCGCGCGAATCAACTACCTTGGTCTGAGGCAGCTAACTGAAGCCGTCATTCCGAAGATGGTGAAGGGGGGCTCTATCGTCAACGTCGCGTCCACGGCTGGGCAAAACTGGCGAGAAAGGCAAAAAATTCACGTCGACCTCGGAAGCACCGCGAACTTCGCGGACGGCTTACGCTGGCTCGAGAGCAACCCGGTCTCAGACGCGCAAGCCTATCCGTATTTTAAGGAAGCGCTCATCGTCTGGACGATGGCCCGTGCAGTCACACTGCGCCGCGCGACGGGGATCCGAATGAACTGCGTAAGCCCGGGTCCGACCGATACGCCAATCCTTAATGATTTCCGCACCGCCCTCGGCTCAGCAAATGTAGAGGACGCCATCCATCGCGCGGGTGGCGTTGGGCGCCCAGAAGACATCGCCCCGGTTATCGCATTCCTGTTGACAACGGAGAGCGCATGGGTCGTCGGCGCCAACCTGCTGGCAGACGGCGGCCTTCTCGCATCAAGGATCCTCGATTAG
- a CDS encoding SRPBCC family protein: MISVSRKLEVNPADGSEGIKLNRQQVWVGLVRKAENAVPYVEAITSCVVVQQQPERLIREVVLHGETLQELILFFPEERVEFVRLSGQAKGLIKNIIEEDTDGTLHLRFTFDMVLEGVDAGSEKEKEFAAGMEQAYLGAVRTTLRRIREEVAAKA, from the coding sequence ATGATTAGCGTGAGTCGCAAACTGGAAGTCAATCCCGCCGATGGTTCGGAGGGCATCAAGTTGAATCGCCAACAGGTATGGGTCGGATTGGTACGCAAGGCGGAAAACGCAGTGCCATACGTGGAGGCGATCACAAGTTGCGTGGTGGTGCAGCAGCAGCCTGAGCGGCTGATTCGCGAAGTTGTCCTGCACGGCGAAACTCTACAAGAACTTATCTTGTTCTTCCCGGAAGAGCGCGTCGAATTCGTGCGCCTGTCAGGTCAAGCAAAGGGATTGATCAAGAATATCATCGAAGAAGACACGGATGGAACGCTGCACTTGCGCTTCACCTTCGACATGGTGCTTGAAGGTGTGGACGCGGGCAGTGAAAAGGAAAAGGAGTTTGCAGCGGGCATGGAACAGGCCTACCTGGGCGCCGTCCGTACGACGTTGCGCCGAATTCGCGAGGAAGTCGCCGCGAAGGCGTGA
- a CDS encoding nuclear transport factor 2 family protein, with protein sequence MARNVEPMFSAIDAMDVEGFLSNLAENVTFQFGNAPALVGREAVREGVVAFFSSIAALRHEMTGKWEADEITILRFMTYYTRHDHNEVEVPCAVILHHAENTLIDDYRIYIDLAPVFAPPVGGEQVAAAH encoded by the coding sequence ATGGCACGAAACGTTGAACCCATGTTTTCGGCAATCGACGCTATGGACGTCGAAGGCTTTTTGTCGAACCTCGCAGAGAACGTTACTTTCCAGTTCGGCAACGCGCCAGCGCTCGTCGGACGCGAAGCAGTAAGAGAAGGAGTGGTCGCCTTCTTTTCCAGTATCGCAGCACTGCGTCATGAGATGACGGGCAAGTGGGAAGCCGACGAGATCACGATCTTGCGCTTCATGACCTATTACACGCGTCATGACCACAATGAGGTCGAGGTTCCGTGCGCGGTCATCCTGCATCACGCCGAGAACACGCTGATCGATGACTACCGAATCTACATCGACCTTGCACCTGTGTTCGCACCGCCCGTGGGTGGTGAGCAGGTCGCTGCAGCTCACTAA
- a CDS encoding glucose 1-dehydrogenase, whose translation MDKLLDGKVVIVTGAGRGIGRAAAYALADAGATLALADLDEDGARETAEHAQHLGVKAIVVKTNVAREQDVATLVERTVGEFGRLDGAFNNAGVEQRNTPLHELSEAQWNTVIDINLKGVFFCLKHEIAAMLKTGGGAIVNTSSGLGRVAIPGASEYCASKAGVLGLTKSAAIEYGAKNIRVNSILPGVIRTPMIDSLVSQPQFADLLPALEARHPIGRLGQPSEVADVVVWLLSGRSSFVTGGEIAVDGGYLAI comes from the coding sequence ATGGATAAGCTACTCGACGGGAAGGTAGTAATCGTCACGGGCGCGGGGCGCGGGATCGGTCGCGCGGCTGCGTACGCGCTCGCCGACGCAGGTGCGACGCTGGCTCTTGCGGATCTGGACGAGGATGGTGCGCGGGAGACGGCGGAGCACGCGCAGCATCTGGGCGTGAAGGCTATCGTTGTCAAGACGAATGTCGCTCGGGAGCAGGATGTCGCGACACTCGTGGAGCGTACCGTAGGAGAGTTCGGGCGCCTCGACGGTGCATTCAACAACGCTGGCGTCGAGCAAAGAAATACGCCGCTCCACGAATTGTCGGAAGCGCAATGGAACACCGTTATCGACATTAATCTGAAGGGCGTCTTCTTTTGCCTCAAGCATGAGATTGCGGCCATGCTGAAGACCGGCGGCGGAGCGATTGTAAATACGTCCTCGGGATTGGGGCGGGTGGCGATTCCGGGCGCGTCGGAATACTGCGCGTCAAAAGCAGGGGTGCTCGGTCTTACGAAGAGCGCGGCGATCGAATACGGAGCGAAGAATATTCGCGTGAACTCGATTCTCCCAGGGGTAATCCGCACGCCGATGATCGACTCGCTTGTCAGTCAACCTCAATTCGCGGACTTGCTGCCCGCTCTCGAAGCCCGTCATCCAATTGGGCGACTGGGTCAGCCGAGTGAGGTCGCGGACGTGGTGGTCTGGCTGCTTTCGGGCCGGTCGTCGTTCGTTACTGGAGGTGAGATTGCCGTGGATGGAGGGTACCTGGCAATCTGA